Part of the Natrialbaceae archaeon AArc-T1-2 genome, TCGAGTGATCACTCCGAGAGCGTCCCTTTCGTGCTCGGCGTCCCCTCGCGGCGCTCGTCGATCCGGGTCGCGTCGTCCAGCGTTCGTGCGAGTGATTTGAAAAGCGCCTCGATCTCGTGGTGTGCGTTCTCGCCGTCGACCGACAGGTGTAGCGTCAGGCCGGCGTTGGTCGCGAGCGACTCGGCGAAGTGTCTGGCCATATCGCTCGTGAACTCGCCGACGTGGGCCTGGGAGAACTCGCCGTCGAAGTAAAACCGTGGGCGGCCACTGACGTCGACGACCGTCGCGGCGACGGCCTCGTCGAGTGGGACCCGTCGATCCGCGTACCGGACGATGCCAGTGCGGTCGTCGAGCGCCTCGTCGAACGCCGTCCCGATGGCGATCGCGACGTCCTCGACCGTGTGGTGGTCGTCGACCTCGAGGTCGCCGTTGCACTCGAGTTCGAGATCGAACAGCCCGTGGCTGGCAAACGCCGTCAGCATGTGATCGAAAAAGCCGATACCCGTCTCGACGGCCGTCTCGCCGGTGCCGTCGACCGCGAGAGTGCACTCGATCGTCGTCTCTGCGGTCTCGCGCGTGACGGTCGCGGTTCGATCGCTCATGGACGAACGAGGCGACCGATGATACAAGGCGATTCCGCTCTCTGTTCCCGTCTCGCGAGCCCAGTTCGGCGTTCGTTCGTGTTAAAATACGAAACGCCCTCAGAACTCTGTATAAAATTTTAGACCGCAGTAGCGGACGTTTCGAAACGACGTATGCGTCCCCTGTGATCGGTAAAACGGGTCGAAACGGATCGAATATTCACCGTATTATATGATGTCTGTAGTGAAAGTCACTGTTACACCGAAGGTGTCTCACAATGTCAACACCCCCGCTTTCGGATGACACGGTCCCTCCCTCCGGCGCCGACGCCGACTCGGAGCCGTCACACCTGTACAGTCGATTCGTCGATTCGATCAGGGGTCCGATCCGGTTTCTCGCGTTCTGGACCGCGATCGCCCTCCCGTTCGTGTACGTTCCGCTCCTCGTTCGCGGGCTCGAGAATCCGACCGTCACCGTCGCCTTCCTGACGCTGCTCGTGGTAAATTCACTCGCACTCTACGTCGGCCACGATTACAACCGGCCGTGAGTTTACTCCTCGAGTCGGTCGTGCGTTTCTTCGAGCGTGAACGCACCCTCGTACAGTGCGGTGCCGACGACAACTGCGGCCGCGCCGGCGTCGCGTAACGCGGCCACGTCCTCGAGAGACGCCACGCCACCGCTTGCGACGACCGGGACGTCGGTCGCGTCGACGAGCTCTCGGACCGGCTCCGTATCGACGCCCTCGAGTCGCCCTTCGACGTCGACGTTCGTGAAGAGAATCGCCGCGGCACCGCGTTCTTCGTACCGCTTTGCGGCGTCGGCCGGCGTGATCCCTGCGCTTTCGGTCCAGCCCTCGACGACGACCTCGCCGTCTTTGGCGTCGAGGCTGACGACGACGCCGTCGGGATACTCGTCGCTGAGTTCGCCGACGAGTTCCGGATTCTCGACGGCCGCGGTGCCGAGGATGACGCGGTCGACGCCGCGTTCGAGCAGGTCGCGGGCGTCTTCGGCCGTCCGGATCCCGCCGCCGAGCTGGGTCGGAACGTCGACCGCGTCGACGACCGCGTCGATGGCTGTGGCGTTCGCTCGTTCGCCCTCGAACGCGCCGTCGAGGTCGATCAGGTGAAGCGTCTCCGCACCCGCCTCGACCCAGCGTCGGGCGGCTTCGACCGGGTCGCCGTAGCGTTTCTCGGTGCCGCGTTCGCCCTGGACCAGCTGGACGACCTCACCGTCCTGTACGTCGACCGCCGGGATGACCTCGAACCCCTCGTGCATGGAAGAGAGCGAGAGGCCGACGCGAGTAAAGGCGACGGTTCGTCTCGGTCACAGCCACCGTCGTGCGACGCTTCGATAGATCTCGTGACAGCGCTCGAGCACCGTCACCGAGACACTCTCGTCTTCCGTGTGGGCCTCGCCGGGTTCTGCAGCGCCACAGATCACACAGTCGGTGCCCGCCGCCGCGAGCCAGCCGGCGTCGGTCGCGTGGGGTTTCGTCACGAGGGCGGGTGAGCCCGACTGCACTTCGCTTGCGGCCGCGAGCACCGTCTCGGCGAACGTCTCGTCCGTACACCGCATCGGCGGCAGGTCCTGGTCGACGGTCCACTCGACGCCGTCTATCCGTTCGACGCGCTCAAGCGGGGCACGTTCGCCGGGGACGGTTCGCTCGTCGACCGTGATCGTACATCGGTCGGGAACGACGTTCATCGCCGCGCCGCCGTCGATCTCGGTGACGACGACGCTGCCTTCGAGGCGGTCGCCGGCAACCGAGACGGCGGGGGCCTCGAGGCTGCGAACGAGGTCGACGGCGTCTGTCGCCCGATAGATCGCGTTCTCGCCGGCGTGGGGTTCGCTGGCGTGAGACGAGACGCCGTAGGCGGTGATCGTGCTCCCGCGTCGCCCCTTGTGAGCGACGGCGACGTCGGTGACGTCCGGTCCCGAATACCCCGTCGATCCTTCGCCGACGACGGCGTAGTCGGGGACGAACCCGTGTTCGATGGCGTGTCGAGCGCCGACGCCGCCGACTTCCTCGCCGACGAAACTCGCGAAGACGAGTTCCCGCGCAGGCTCGCCGTCTCTTCGATCGATTTCCGCGTTCGCGACGTCCCGGAAGGCGACGGTCGCCGCCGCGAGCGTGCCTTTCATGTCCGCGGTACCGCGGCCGTAGAGCCGCCCTGCGCGTTCCTCGAGGGCGTAGCCATCGCCGTCGATCTGCGTGCCGTCGGGGGCGACGACGTCGTGGTGACCGACGAACGCGAGCGTCGCACGGTCTTCGGTCTCGGCGCCGCAAGCTTCGCCAGTCCGAGCGAACACGTTCCCGATCTCGTCACGGAAGACGTTTGCATCCGTCTCGCGGCGGAGCCACCCCTCGAGGTAGTCGCCTGCAGCCGCCTCGTCGTCGTGACTCGGGATCGCGACGAGCTTGCGGGTCAGCTCGAGTACTGTCATACGATACGGACCGATACCGCCTCGAGCGTGTTGACCCCATCGGCCGCTGACTGATACGGTCTGTTGTGACTCGTTCCCGGTGATCGTTCGAACGGGGCAGCGATCACCGGGAACACGGTACAACGATCCGTATGACAGCTTCGGAACGGAAGACGCTTAGTCGGCTGAAAGCTGCTCGTACAGCGGTTTTTCGGTGATCTCTTCGGGTTCGGTGAGTCGGCTCACCGACTGGACGACCTCGTTGATGCTCGCAGACTGCTCTTGGCTGGCTGCGGCGACGGCCTCGGCCTCTCGTGCAACGCTGTCAGCCGCCTGGGAGACGTCCTCGACGGTCGTCGCGATCACCTCGACGCTTTCGGCCTGCTGGTCGGTCGCCTCGGCGACGTCGTCCATGCCGCTTGCGGTCGTCTGTGCCGATTCGTGAATGGCATCGAGATCGTCGATAGTCTCGCGGACGAGGTCGGTTCCCTCGTCGACCCGGTCGACGGTTTCGTCCATCGCGTCGACCGTCTCGACGGCGCCTTCGCGGACTTCCTCGACCACGTCTTCGATCTCCTCGAGATCGTCGCGTGCGTTCTCCGAGAACGACATGACCTCGTCGGCGATCACGCCCAGCGTGTCGGCGTCACCGCCGCCGCTGCGTGAGGCCTCGATGTTCGCGTTCGTCGCGAGCACCTTCGTTCGTTTCGCCAGTTCGTCGATCCGTTCGACGACCGCGTCGATCTCCTGGGTCCGTTTCTCGAGGTCAGCAGCCGCCGCACTGACCCGTTCGGTCGCCTCGTCGATCTCCTCGAGCGCCGACAGCGCCTCGTCGGCCGACTCGGAACCGCTCGCCGCCAGTGATTCCGTCCGCTGGCTCGCCTGATACGTCTCGTCGGCGACCGCCGACACCTCTTCGATGGCCGCGCTCACGTCCGACAGCTCCGTTGCCGCCCGGCCGACGTCTTCGGCCTGCTTGTCGGTCATTCTGCTGATCCGCTCGGCACGCGTCGCGACGCCCTCGCTCGCGTCGTGGAGCTCCTGGATCGGGGCTTCGACGTCCTCTTCGACTTCGGTTGCCAGCTCGTCTCGACGGCTGACCGCCCGCTCGAGGTCCTGGGCGTAGGCGTCGACGTACGTGTCGGCTGCGACCTGCAGATCGAGGTTGATGATCCGCAACACGGACAGCAACTCGTGCATCCCGTCGTCGATGGCGTCACGGACGGTCTCTTCGAGCACGTCGTCAATACCGTCCTCGAGGTCGTCGTCCTCGTCGTCGTCCCCACCGAGGATGCCCGACAGGAGTCCGCCCTCGTCGGCTGTCTGCTGGTCGTCGAGTTCGGCGAGTCGCTCGTCGATCGCTTCGACGACGCGATCCTGGATCCGGTCGTTCATGATCCGCTCGAAGATGAGATCGTAGTAGACGCCGTACTGCCCCACGTACTGTTTCAGGGGCATGTCGAGCATCTCGTGGAGCTTGCCGATCCGAGCCCGGTTTTTGAAGTAGTCCCGGTCGTACTCACCCGTTGCAAGCGAGACGAGATACGCCTGCTGGGTCCGTTTGAGCTGGTCGATGTTCTTCGGCGACCGATCGACGATCTCGATCGCCTCGTCGTACTGGGTCAGATTCGCGTAGAAGTCGCCGGCGATCGCTTCGCGGTGGTCGCGTAACGGCTCTTCGAGGTTCGATAACCGCCGCTCGTCCCGTTCGTCAAAACCGATAAAGTCCTTTCGCCAGTCGATCTCGTCCTCGTCGAGGCCGATGTTCTCGACGAGTTCGTCCGTGTCGACGAACTCGTTGAATTCACCCTCCCCGAACGTTCGCTGTGGATCCATAGGATGGACATGTTCCGACTGTCT contains:
- the hisB gene encoding imidazoleglycerol-phosphate dehydratase HisB, with protein sequence MSDRTATVTRETAETTIECTLAVDGTGETAVETGIGFFDHMLTAFASHGLFDLELECNGDLEVDDHHTVEDVAIAIGTAFDEALDDRTGIVRYADRRVPLDEAVAATVVDVSGRPRFYFDGEFSQAHVGEFTSDMARHFAESLATNAGLTLHLSVDGENAHHEIEALFKSLARTLDDATRIDERREGTPSTKGTLSE
- the hisA gene encoding 1-(5-phosphoribosyl)-5-[(5-phosphoribosylamino)methylideneamino]imidazole-4-carboxamide isomerase → MHEGFEVIPAVDVQDGEVVQLVQGERGTEKRYGDPVEAARRWVEAGAETLHLIDLDGAFEGERANATAIDAVVDAVDVPTQLGGGIRTAEDARDLLERGVDRVILGTAAVENPELVGELSDEYPDGVVVSLDAKDGEVVVEGWTESAGITPADAAKRYEERGAAAILFTNVDVEGRLEGVDTEPVRELVDATDVPVVASGGVASLEDVAALRDAGAAAVVVGTALYEGAFTLEETHDRLEE
- a CDS encoding M20 family metallopeptidase, whose translation is MTVLELTRKLVAIPSHDDEAAAGDYLEGWLRRETDANVFRDEIGNVFARTGEACGAETEDRATLAFVGHHDVVAPDGTQIDGDGYALEERAGRLYGRGTADMKGTLAAATVAFRDVANAEIDRRDGEPARELVFASFVGEEVGGVGARHAIEHGFVPDYAVVGEGSTGYSGPDVTDVAVAHKGRRGSTITAYGVSSHASEPHAGENAIYRATDAVDLVRSLEAPAVSVAGDRLEGSVVVTEIDGGAAMNVVPDRCTITVDERTVPGERAPLERVERIDGVEWTVDQDLPPMRCTDETFAETVLAAASEVQSGSPALVTKPHATDAGWLAAAGTDCVICGAAEPGEAHTEDESVSVTVLERCHEIYRSVARRWL
- a CDS encoding globin-coupled sensor protein; amino-acid sequence: MDPQRTFGEGEFNEFVDTDELVENIGLDEDEIDWRKDFIGFDERDERRLSNLEEPLRDHREAIAGDFYANLTQYDEAIEIVDRSPKNIDQLKRTQQAYLVSLATGEYDRDYFKNRARIGKLHEMLDMPLKQYVGQYGVYYDLIFERIMNDRIQDRVVEAIDERLAELDDQQTADEGGLLSGILGGDDDEDDDLEDGIDDVLEETVRDAIDDGMHELLSVLRIINLDLQVAADTYVDAYAQDLERAVSRRDELATEVEEDVEAPIQELHDASEGVATRAERISRMTDKQAEDVGRAATELSDVSAAIEEVSAVADETYQASQRTESLAASGSESADEALSALEEIDEATERVSAAAADLEKRTQEIDAVVERIDELAKRTKVLATNANIEASRSGGGDADTLGVIADEVMSFSENARDDLEEIEDVVEEVREGAVETVDAMDETVDRVDEGTDLVRETIDDLDAIHESAQTTASGMDDVAEATDQQAESVEVIATTVEDVSQAADSVAREAEAVAAASQEQSASINEVVQSVSRLTEPEEITEKPLYEQLSAD